The region GGGGGTGTCAGGCGGCGGCCTCCACGGCGGCCAGGGCGTGCAGCCGGCGGCGCAGTTCACGGCGGGCGGGCCGGCCGCCCGGCCGGCGGGGGACGGCGTCGAGGGCCTCCAGGCGGCGGATCTGCTCGCCGGGGCCGAGCCGGGCGTTGGCCTGTTCGGCGACCGAGTCGAGGATGTCGAGCAGGCCGCGGCCGTCGCCGGGGGGCCGCTCGCGCAGGACCACGCCGGCCCAGACCAGGGCGCCGCGTGCCGGGTCGGGCCAGTCCGCGACGATGCAGTCGGCCACCCGCGGGTCCTGGCCGATGACCCGTTCCACCACGGCCGGGGCGACCAGGGCGTCGTCGCAGGCGAACACCGACCCGGACGCGTCGACCAGGTGCAGTCCGCCGTCCGCGTCGAGATAGCCCGTGTCGCCGGTGGACAGCCAGCCGTCCGCGTCCGGCACCGCCCCGGCCGGGGCGGTGGGGCTCAGCTGGGGCCCGCGGATCTGCACTTCGCCGGTCGACCACACCGGCGCGGGCCGAGCGCCGCCCGGCAGGACGACCCGGCACTCGGTGCCCGGCAGCGGGACCCCGACCGCGCCGAGACCGGGCCGCGAGCCGGGCGGCTGGTGGTGGGAGAGGGTGCACACCTCGGTGAGGCCGTAGCCCTGCAGGACCGGCACGCGCAGCGCGTCGCGCAGCCGGCGGGCGCGGTCGGGTTCCAGCGCGCCGCCGCTGACGTGCAGGGCGCTCAGCCGGCGGGCGCCGGTCCGGGCACCGGCCGCGCCCAGCCGGGGGTCGCCGGCGAGGCGGTGCAGCCGGGCGGGCGGGGCGTAGAAGTGGGTGGCCCCGGCCCGCGCGGCTGCTTCCAGCGCCCCGAAGGGATCCGGGCCGGGGCACAGCACCTGCCGGGCCCCGGCGTGGACGGCCGAGTTGAGGTGCACGGCGTGGTACTGCGGCAGGTGGTTGAGGACGACGGAGGAGGGGCCCAGGCGGTGGGCGAGGGCGGTCTGGGCGGCGCCCGCGAGGAGGTTGCGGTGTGTCAGCCGCACCCCGTTCAGCCGGCCCGCACCGTCCGGGGCGAACTGCAGGCACGCCACCGCGTCCACGCCCGGCGCCGGTGTCCGTGCGGGCACGCCGGCGGGCACCGACGCCAGCGCCCGCGCCAGCGGCACACCCCGGCCCGCACCCGCCGGTGTGTCTGCTGCCGTGTCCGCCGGGGTGTCCGTGAGGACGACGGTGTGCAGCAGGGGCAGCCGGTCGCCGAGCCCGGCGAGCAGCCCGGCCAGCGCGGCGGGTACGAAGGCGATCTCGGCCCCGGCCGCCGAGCACACCTCGTACAGGGCGGCCGGCCCCATCAGCGGGTCGAGCAGGGCGAGCGGGTGGCCGCTGCGGACGGTGCCGTAGTACACGGCGGGGAAGACCGCATCGAGGGTGGTGGCCGCGGCGACGACCGCGCCGGCCCGGCCCGCGGCGCGCCGCACGTAGTGGGCGACCCGGTCCGCCTCCCGGTCCAGGGCCGCGAACGACACCCCTGCCCCTGCCACGGTGACGGCCGGGGCGTTTGCGTCACGGGCCGCGGCCCGCCGCAGCAGGTCGTCCAGCGGGCTCTCCAGATACCTGAGGATGGGCACGGCACGACCTCCCGGCGGCAGACGGCACGAACAGCGGATGTCCGGATGCCCCACGGTCGGCGCCCGGGCTCGAGACCCCTTCGAAACCCGCTGGAGACGGGCGCGCCGGCAGGCCACGGACCCGGGCCATCGGGTCGGGCTTTTCGGTGCCGGCACCGAAGAGGCGGCGCAGGTGGGCGTCCCGGCCGGCTATCCAGGGGACCGTGCTGTCCGAGTCGTTCCACCAGAGGGCGAGTGCGCCGCCGGGGCGCAGCACCCGGACGGCTTCCGGGACGGACTTGCGCGGGTCGGTCCAGTGCCAGGCCTGGGCGTAGGTGAGGATGTCGGCGGATCCGGGGGCCAGCGGGTTCCTGTTTGCCCGGCACACAGCACTCCGGGCCGACGGTCTGTGACCGGCGGCCCGGATTCAGCCGTTACCGGCTGCGGCAACCGGCCGTTACTGACGGCCGTTGACCGGACCGTGGAGCTCGTTGTCGGACTTGTGGAAGCCCTTCTTTGTCTCCTTCGTGGTCTCCTTCGTGGTCTGCCTGAAGATGCGGGTCCCATCCGGGCGGACTTCCACCTCTTTGATGGTTTCCTTCTTGGTCACCTTGACCGTCTTGCCACCACGCTTCTTGTCCTTGTCCTTGTGATTCTGCCAGTCACCGTCGCCACGATCACTTTGGTTGGACAGATGATGGCGGCCATTACATGACAAGATCGACAAATCATCTCCGTCAGCCCTGACTTGCTCCGTTCCCGCAGGAAAACGTCCGTCCCGCGGCCGGCTACAGCACCGGCAGGGGTCTTCCGCAGCTCGTACGCCGTGGCCTTCGACCGTTATCTCCCACTCCTCTGCCTTCTCGTCTTATGCGGGGAGTGCTGAGGGGTGTCCGCCCACCGGGCGGGGCAGCGGGAAGCTGCGCAGTGCCGCGCGGCTCCAGGGGAAGCCGTAGCCGAGGTGCAGGACCGGGTCCTGGGCCTCGTCGGCGGGGACGG is a window of Streptomyces sp. NBC_00271 DNA encoding:
- a CDS encoding ANL family adenylate-forming protein, with protein sequence MPILRYLESPLDDLLRRAAARDANAPAVTVAGAGVSFAALDREADRVAHYVRRAAGRAGAVVAAATTLDAVFPAVYYGTVRSGHPLALLDPLMGPAALYEVCSAAGAEIAFVPAALAGLLAGLGDRLPLLHTVVLTDTPADTAADTPAGAGRGVPLARALASVPAGVPARTPAPGVDAVACLQFAPDGAGRLNGVRLTHRNLLAGAAQTALAHRLGPSSVVLNHLPQYHAVHLNSAVHAGARQVLCPGPDPFGALEAAARAGATHFYAPPARLHRLAGDPRLGAAGARTGARRLSALHVSGGALEPDRARRLRDALRVPVLQGYGLTEVCTLSHHQPPGSRPGLGAVGVPLPGTECRVVLPGGARPAPVWSTGEVQIRGPQLSPTAPAGAVPDADGWLSTGDTGYLDADGGLHLVDASGSVFACDDALVAPAVVERVIGQDPRVADCIVADWPDPARGALVWAGVVLRERPPGDGRGLLDILDSVAEQANARLGPGEQIRRLEALDAVPRRPGGRPARRELRRRLHALAAVEAAA